Proteins encoded in a region of the Mycoplasma feriruminatoris genome:
- a CDS encoding iron-sulfur cluster assembly scaffold protein produces MIDINNDSLLREIIIKHFLSPTNKTLTNNKDAIIKELKSQTCADQLIIEILIENNVIKSMKFDGSACAIATSSIDILINNLLNLDTKKAIELIKNYQNFLITGDLVNKDQLNELVVMKNIHKQKNRILCASLALNDLLEILNKYE; encoded by the coding sequence AATTAAACACTTTTTAAGCCCAACTAATAAAACTTTAACAAATAATAAAGATGCTATTATAAAAGAATTAAAATCTCAAACTTGTGCAGATCAATTAATTATTGAAATATTAATAGAAAATAATGTAATTAAATCTATGAAATTTGATGGATCAGCTTGTGCAATAGCAACAAGTTCTATTGATATTTTGATTAATAATTTATTAAACTTAGATACTAAAAAAGCAATTGAACTTATAAAAAACTATCAGAATTTTTTAATAACTGGAGATTTAGTAAATAAAGATCAATTAAATGAACTAGTTGTTATGAAAAACATTCATAAACAAAAAAACCGTATTTTATGTGCTAGTTTAGCTTTAAATGATCTTTTAGAAATATTAAATAAATATGAATAA